One Prunus dulcis chromosome 8, ALMONDv2, whole genome shotgun sequence DNA window includes the following coding sequences:
- the LOC117612203 gene encoding protein NUCLEOLAR COMPLEX ASSOCIATED 4 — MASILSKKQKQKHKSTKLSDLKTLGHDLLSSRAHVNNLPKLLSFVSPISPPQFVLESLLSLQAFFTPLLPDLPSSSSKPSASNASQDDPDFIYRTWLRSKFDELVESLILVLLSPQSDETLKEVVLDTIMEFVKSGNGGRFHSAIYHRLLRSIVYSTTPANFLLDLLASKYFEYIDVRYFTYISLEKLSRVLDAKDISDDRNLNTDGNNGGHPSESMDLLICKIHYIMSHIPSVEASVEKTDYDMWSGSGDDEDISGNLKAEHKQHMTEKHNDKVLTAASIAKKMKLKFTKAWLSFLRLPLPLDVYKEVLATLHQAVIPHLSNPVLLCDFLTRSYDIGGVISVMALSGLFILMTQYGLEYPNFYEKLYALLVPSIFMAKHRSKFFQLVDACLKSPLLPAYLAAAFAKKLSRLSISVPPSGALVIIALVHNLLRRHPSINCLVNRVGGGATVKDDPETEQRVADGVDDTATASADKSVKKPGIDPFDNEQSDPIKSNAMRSSLWEIDTLRHHYCPAVSRFVLSLENDLTVRAKTTEISVGDFTSGSYATIFGEQMRRRIKLAPLAYYKVPPTSLFSESESEFLGWTFKCEDSKRKNDINDENGKIDQECDHNSVKRQRVECS; from the exons ATGGCCTCCATTCTCTCCAAGAAGCAAAAGCAGAAGCACAAAAGCACAAAGCTCTCCGACCTCAAAACCCTAGGCCACGACCTCCTCTCCTCCAGAGCCCACGTCAACAACCTCCCTAAGCTCCTCTCCTTCGTCTCCCCAATCTCGCCTCCCCAGTTCGTTCTCGAgtccctcctctctctccagGCCTTCTTCACCCCTCTCTTGCCTGACCttccttcctcttcttccaaGCCTTCCGCTTCCAATGCATCCCAGGACGACCCTGACTTCATCTACCGGACTTGGCTCCGGTCCAAGTTCGACGAGCTCGTCGAGTCCCTCATCCTAGTCCTGCTTTCTCCTCAATCCGATGAAACTCTCAAG GAGGTGGTGTTGGACACAATAATGGAGTTTGTGAAGTCTGGAAATGGGGGAAGGTTTCACTCTGCTATTTACCATAGGTTGCTTCGTAGTATT GTTTACTCTACGACACCGGCTAATTTCTTGTTAGACTTGTTGGCATCCAAGTATTTCGAGTATATTGATGTCCG TTATTTTACCTACATCAGCTTGGAAAAACTTTCTAGAGTTCTAGATGCAAAAGACATTTCTG ATGACAGAAACCTGAACACAGACGGCAACAATGGGGGGCATCCAAGTGAAAG CATGGATCTATTAATTTGCAAGATTCATTATATAATGTCACACATCCCCTCTGTGGAAGCCTCAGTTGAGAAAACTGATTATGACATGTGGAGTGGATCAG GTGACGATGAAGATATTTCTGGGAATCTTAAAGCAGAACATAAACAGCACATGACTGAGAAGCACAATGATAAG GTGTTGACTGCAGCCAGTATTGCCAAaaagatgaaattgaaatttactAAAGCATGGTTATCATTTCTAAGGTTACCACTTCCACTTGATGTGTACAAGGAG GTTCTTGCCACTCTCCATCAGGCAGTAATTCCTCATCTATCTAACCCAGTCTTGTTATG TGATTTCTTAACTCGGTCATATGACATTGGTGGTGTTATCAGCGTCATGGCTCTTAGCGGCCTCTTCATCCTCATGACACAATATGGTTTAGAGTACCCCAACTTTTATGAGAAACTTTATGCACTACTGGTTCCTTCTATTTTTATGGCAAAACATCGATCAAAGTTTTTTCAG CTTGTGGATGCTTGCTTAAAATCACCACTTCTTCCTGCATATTTGGCTGCTGCTTTTGCTAAGAAATTGAGCAGGCTTTCTATTTCAGTTCCTCCGTCTGGAGCGTTAGTTATTATTGCGTTAGTTCATAATCTTCTACGGAGACATCCTTCAATCAATTGCTTGGTGAATCGG GTAGGTGGTGGTGCAACTGTGAAAGATGATCCTGAAACAGAACAGAGGGTTGCTGATGGTGTAGATGACACTGCAACTGCTTCAGCAGATAAGTCAGTCAAAAAACCAGGCATTGACCCTTTTGATAATGAACAAAGTGATCCTATAAAATCAAATGCCATGA GAAGTTCACTCTGGGAGATTGATACCCTCCGTCACCACTACTGCCCTGCTGTATCAAG GTTTGTTTTGTCACTTGAGAATGATTTGACAGTAAGAGCCAAAACCACTGAAATTTCTGTTGGAGATTTTACCTCAGGCTCATATGCAACAATATTTGGAGAGCAG ATGAGACGGAGGATAAAATTGGCTCCACTTGCATACTACAAAGTACCCCCCACGTCTTTGTTCTCGGAGTCCGAGTCTGAGTTTCTTGGTTGGACGTTCAAATGTGAAGACAGTAAGCGAAAGAATGACATCAATGATGAGAATGGGAAAATAGATCAAGAATGTGATCATAATTCGGTAAAACGACAACGAGTTGAGTGTTCATAA
- the LOC117637651 gene encoding alpha-1,3-mannosyl-glycoprotein 2-beta-N-acetylglucosaminyltransferase isoform X2 produces the protein MKKILCDFRFLLFLAAAAFIYIQMRLFATQSQYADRLADAIESEDQCTSQLRTLIDQISLQQGQIVSLEEEKQRLEQECGQLKVLVQELERKGLGRLIDKEQVPVAAVVIMACNRADYLERTVKSVLKYQSSVASKFPLFVSQDGSHPAVKEKALSYDQLTYMQHLDYEPVHTERPGELIAYYKIARHYKWALDGLFYKHNFSRVIILEDDMEIAPDFFDYFESTAALLDKDKSIMAVSSWNDNGQKQFVHDPKVLYRSDFFPGLGWMLARSTWDELSPKWPKAYWDDWLRLKENHKDRQFIRPEVCRTYNFGEHGSSLGQFFKQYLEPIKLNDVLVDWKSMDLNYLMEDKYIKHFADIVKKAKPIRGTDLVLKARNIGGDVRVQYNDQPDFERIARQFGIFEEWKDGVPRTAYKGIVVFRYQITQRIFLVGPGSLVQLGVDDS, from the exons ATAGAGTCGGAGGACCAATGTACATCTCAATTGAGAACACTAATTGATCAAATAAGCTTGCAACAAGGACAAATTGTTTCCCTAGAAG AAGAAAAGCAACGGCTAGAGCAAGAGTGTGGACAACTGAAGGTCCTTGTTCAAGAACTTGAAA GGAAAGGCCTAGGTAGGCTGATTGACAAAGAACAG GTGCCAGTGGCAGCAGTTGTAATTATGGCATGCAATCGTGCTGATTATCTGGAAAGAACTGTTAAGTCGGTTTTAAA ATATCAGAGTTCTGTTGCTTCAAAGTTTCCTCTATTTGTCTCCCAG GATGGATCTCATCCAGCTGTCAAAGAGAAGGCTTTGAGCTACGATCAGCTTACCTATATGCAG CATTTGGATTATGAACCAGTTCATACTGAAAGACCTGGGGAGTTGATTGCGTACTACAAAATTGCAC GTCATTACAAATGGGCATTGGATGGATTGTTCTACAAGCATAACTTCAGCCGAGTAATCATACTTGAAG ATGATATGGAAATTGCTCCTGATTTTTTCGATTACTTTGAGTCAACAGCTGCTCTCCTTGACAAGGATAA GTCTATCATGGCTGTTTCCTCGTGGAATGACAACGGGCAAAAGCAGTTTGTGCATGATCCTA AAGTACTTTATAGGTCGGATTTCTTTCCTGGACTTGGGTGGATGCTGGCTAGATCCACATGGGATGAGCTATCACCAAAGTGGCCAAAGGC TTACTGGGATGATTGGTTGAGGTTAAAAGAGAATCATAAAGATCGACAATTTATTCGGCCAGAAGTTTGCAGAACATATAACTTTGGTGAACAT GGTTCTAGTCTGGGGCAGTTTTTCAAACAATATCTTGAGCCAATCAAGCTGAATGATGTCCTG GTTGACTGGAAATCAATGGATTTGAACTACCTGATGGAG GACAAGTATATAAAGCACTTTGCTGATATTGTGAAAAAGGCTAAACCCATTCGTGGAACGGATCTTGTACTAAAGGCACGTAACATTGGTGGTGATGTTCGCGTACAGTACAATGACCAGCCAGACTTTGAACGCATTGCACGTCAATTTGGTATTTTTGAAGAGTGGAAG GATGGTGTACCAAGGACAGCATATAAAGGAATAGTTGTTTTCCGATATCAAATCACACAACGTATATTCCTTGTTGGTCCAGGTTCTCTCGTGCAGCTTGGAGTTGACGATTCTTGA
- the LOC117637651 gene encoding alpha-1,3-mannosyl-glycoprotein 2-beta-N-acetylglucosaminyltransferase isoform X1: MFKRFCLFSFRREPNGLFAALEASCGLKVHYFILNLTFTVLLQIESEDQCTSQLRTLIDQISLQQGQIVSLEEEKQRLEQECGQLKVLVQELERKGLGRLIDKEQVPVAAVVIMACNRADYLERTVKSVLKYQSSVASKFPLFVSQDGSHPAVKEKALSYDQLTYMQHLDYEPVHTERPGELIAYYKIARHYKWALDGLFYKHNFSRVIILEDDMEIAPDFFDYFESTAALLDKDKSIMAVSSWNDNGQKQFVHDPKVLYRSDFFPGLGWMLARSTWDELSPKWPKAYWDDWLRLKENHKDRQFIRPEVCRTYNFGEHGSSLGQFFKQYLEPIKLNDVLVDWKSMDLNYLMEDKYIKHFADIVKKAKPIRGTDLVLKARNIGGDVRVQYNDQPDFERIARQFGIFEEWKDGVPRTAYKGIVVFRYQITQRIFLVGPGSLVQLGVDDS; the protein is encoded by the exons TGAATCTCACATTTACTGTTCTTTTACAGATAGAGTCGGAGGACCAATGTACATCTCAATTGAGAACACTAATTGATCAAATAAGCTTGCAACAAGGACAAATTGTTTCCCTAGAAG AAGAAAAGCAACGGCTAGAGCAAGAGTGTGGACAACTGAAGGTCCTTGTTCAAGAACTTGAAA GGAAAGGCCTAGGTAGGCTGATTGACAAAGAACAG GTGCCAGTGGCAGCAGTTGTAATTATGGCATGCAATCGTGCTGATTATCTGGAAAGAACTGTTAAGTCGGTTTTAAA ATATCAGAGTTCTGTTGCTTCAAAGTTTCCTCTATTTGTCTCCCAG GATGGATCTCATCCAGCTGTCAAAGAGAAGGCTTTGAGCTACGATCAGCTTACCTATATGCAG CATTTGGATTATGAACCAGTTCATACTGAAAGACCTGGGGAGTTGATTGCGTACTACAAAATTGCAC GTCATTACAAATGGGCATTGGATGGATTGTTCTACAAGCATAACTTCAGCCGAGTAATCATACTTGAAG ATGATATGGAAATTGCTCCTGATTTTTTCGATTACTTTGAGTCAACAGCTGCTCTCCTTGACAAGGATAA GTCTATCATGGCTGTTTCCTCGTGGAATGACAACGGGCAAAAGCAGTTTGTGCATGATCCTA AAGTACTTTATAGGTCGGATTTCTTTCCTGGACTTGGGTGGATGCTGGCTAGATCCACATGGGATGAGCTATCACCAAAGTGGCCAAAGGC TTACTGGGATGATTGGTTGAGGTTAAAAGAGAATCATAAAGATCGACAATTTATTCGGCCAGAAGTTTGCAGAACATATAACTTTGGTGAACAT GGTTCTAGTCTGGGGCAGTTTTTCAAACAATATCTTGAGCCAATCAAGCTGAATGATGTCCTG GTTGACTGGAAATCAATGGATTTGAACTACCTGATGGAG GACAAGTATATAAAGCACTTTGCTGATATTGTGAAAAAGGCTAAACCCATTCGTGGAACGGATCTTGTACTAAAGGCACGTAACATTGGTGGTGATGTTCGCGTACAGTACAATGACCAGCCAGACTTTGAACGCATTGCACGTCAATTTGGTATTTTTGAAGAGTGGAAG GATGGTGTACCAAGGACAGCATATAAAGGAATAGTTGTTTTCCGATATCAAATCACACAACGTATATTCCTTGTTGGTCCAGGTTCTCTCGTGCAGCTTGGAGTTGACGATTCTTGA
- the LOC117638597 gene encoding probable anion transporter 5 has protein sequence MGVLRFPKRYLIVILTFISTFICYVERVGFSIAYTAAADAAGVSQSSKGTILSTFYYGYACSQVPGGWAAQRIGGRCVLLLSFVTWSLTYAFVPLDPNSVTMMVLARFLVGVAQGFMFPSIHSVLAQWVPPHERSRSVSLTTSGMYLGAAAGMLVVPSLVKLSSPQFVFLAEATLGTIWSVVWLNYASNPPQSELPKATTVTGFGEVLLLIKGGHEKIKVEERNERICNRTESIPWKIIFRSLPIWAIVVNNFTFHYALYVMMNWLPTYFEQGLQLSLQDMGSYKMVPYLNMFIFSNIGGVIADHLITKRLLSVTATRKLLNTSGFIVASLSLMALPIFRTSLGAVICSSVALGFLALGRAGFAVNHMDIAPKYAGIVMGVSNTAGTLAGIIGVDLTGKLLEAAKFAHSDLSNPESWRSVFMIPGVLCIFSSLGFLLFSTGERIFH, from the exons ATGGGAGTGTTAAG ATTTCCAAAGCGTTATTTGATTGTCATTCTAACTTTCATCAGCACATTCATTTGCTATGTAGAAAGAGTGGGATTCTCAATTGCTTACACAGCAGCAGCTGATGCTGCTGGTGTGAGCCAATCAAGCAAAGGCACTATACTCTCTACATTCTATTATGGCTATGCCTGTTCACAAGTCCCTGGAGGATGGGCAGCTCAGAGAATAGGAGGAAGGTGTGTTCTTCTCCTCTCATTTGTGACATGGTCTCTAACTTATGCCTTTGTCCCGTTAGACCCCAATAGCGTCACAATGATGGTTTTGGCTCGGTTTCTTGTTGGTGTGGCACAAGGCTTCATGTTCCCTTCAATCCACTCTGTTCTTGCTCAATGGGTGCCTCCACATGAGAGGTCTAGATCTGTTTCTCTTACAACTTCTGGGATGTACCTTGGTGCAGCTGCAGGAATGCTTGTGGTTCCAAGCCTTGTGAAGTTGAGTAGCCCccaatttgtatttttggCTGAAGCAACTTTAGGTACTATATGGTCTGTGGTTTGGTTAAACTATGCTAGCAACCCGCCTCAATCTGAGCTTCCAAAAGCTACAACAGTTACGGGGTTTGGAGAAGTATTGTTGCTAATCAAAGGAGGTCATGAAAAGATCAAAGTGGAGGAACGGAACGAACGAATTTGTAATAGAACAGAAAGTATCccatggaagattatttttaGGAGCTTACCAATTTGGGCTATTGTAGTGAATAATTTCACTTTCCATTATGCTTTGTATGTGATGATGAATTGGCTCCCAACATACTTTGAACAAGGCCTCCAGCTTAGTCTTCAGGACATGGGGAGTTACAAGATGGTGCCTTATCTTAATATGTTCATATTCTCAAACATTGGTGGAGTGATTGCAGATCACTTGATCACAAAGAGGCTCTTGTCTGTGACTGCAACCAGGAAGCTTTTGAACACTTCAGGGTTCATAGTTGCTTCTCTTTCATTGATGGCACTGCCCATTTTCAGAACTTCCCTTGGGGCTGTGATTTGTTCTTCTGTGGCCCTTGGTTTCTTGGCACTAGGGAGAGCTGGGTTTGCAGTAAATCACATGGATATTGCTCCCAAGTATGCAGGAATTGTGATGGGAGTGTCTAATACAGCTGGTACATTGGCTGGCATAATTGGGGTTGATCTCACTGGGAAGCTTCTTGAAGCTGCTAAGTTTGCTCATTCGGATCTTTCGAATCCGGAAAGCTGGAGATCAGTGTTCAT
- the LOC117637512 gene encoding probable protein phosphatase 2C 27, with product MAAGTDYPSPLSMLDGSIRKENVTVTKEEKSLTFESLKQPNMGKPPRHLSAMRYCVSSAQLAPATEVESDVGIVSSKSSSDSNSAFVPVFRSGSCSEIGPKPYMEDEHICIDNIFEHLGATANFPSPGAFYGVFDGHGGTDAASFVRENILTFIVEDSHFPFCAKKAIKSAFLNADHAFADTGSLDSSSGTTALTALISGRTMLIANAGDCRAVLGRRGRAVELSKDHKPNCASERVRIEKLGGVVYDGYLNGQLSVARALGDWHMKGSKGSSCPLSAEPELEETTLSEEDEFLILGCDGLWDVMSSQCAVTIARKELMLHNDPERCSRELVREALKRNTCDNLTVVVVCFSPDPPPLLEIPKLKFKRSISAEGLNLLQEVLDSKS from the exons ATGGCTGCAGGGACCGATTACCCATCTCCACTTTCCATGTTAGATGGCAGCATCAGAAAGGAGAATGTTACTGTtacaaaagaagagaaatcaCTTACTTTTGAGAGCTTAAAGCAACCGAACATGGGCAAACCTCCGCGGCACCTCTCAGCTATGAGGTATTGTGTGAGCTCTGCCCAGTTGGCTCCTGCAACTGAAGTG GAGTCGGATGTTGGGATTGTTAGCTCAAAGTCCTCATCAGATAGTAACTCCGCATTTGTACCTGTTTTTCGCTCTGGAAGCTGTTCAGAGATCGGTCCAAAACCTTATATGGAGGATGAGCATATCTGTATAGACAATATTTTTGAACATCTAGGTGCCACTGCGAACTTTCCTTCTCCTGGAGCTTTCTATGGG GTTTTTGATGGCCATGGTGGTACAGATGCAGCTTCCTTTGTCAGAGAAAACATTTTGACGTTTATAGTTGAGGATTCACATTTCCCCTTTTGTGCCAAGAAGGCTATTAAGAGTGCTTTCCTAAACGCTGACCATGCTTTTGCTGATACTGGTTCTCTTGATAGTTCCTCTGGTACCACTGCACTTACTGCCCTCATATCTGGAAG GACGATGCTAATTGCCAATGCCGGGGACTGCCGAGCTGTGCTGGGAAGAAGAGGTAGGGCAGTTGAGCTTTCCAAAGACCATAAACCCAATTGTGCCTCAGAAAGAGTAAGAATTGAGAAACTGGGAGGTGTAGTTTATGATGGCTACCTTAACGGTCAATTATCGGTGGCACGAGCTCTTGGAGATTGGCACATGAAAGGCTCCAAAGGTTCCTCTTGTCCCTTAAGCGCAGAGCCGGAGCTTGAGGAGACAACTCTGAGTGAGGAAGATGAATTCTTGATCCTAGGCTGTGATGGGCTGTGGGATGTGATGAGCAGCCAATGCGCAGTTACAATTGCAAGGAAAGAATTAATGCTTCACAATGATCCTGAGAGATGCTCAAGAGAGCTGGTTAGGGAGGCACTCAAGCGCAATACCTGCGACAACCTGACAGTAGTTGTGGTATGCTTCTCCCCAGACCCACCACCTTTGCTTGAGATCCcgaaattgaaattcaaaaggaGTATATCAGCAGAAGGTCTGAATCTTCTGCAGGAAGTACTAGATAGTAAATCATGA
- the LOC117637651 gene encoding alpha-1,3-mannosyl-glycoprotein 2-beta-N-acetylglucosaminyltransferase isoform X3: protein MFKRFCLFSFRREPNGLFAALEASCGLKVHYFILNLTFTVLLQIESEDQCTSQLRTLIDQISLQQGQIVSLEEEKQRLEQECGQLKVLVQELERKGLGRLIDKEQVPVAAVVIMACNRADYLERTVKSVLKYQSSVASKFPLFVSQDGSHPAVKEKALSYDQLTYMQHLDYEPVHTERPGELIAYYKIAQVLYRSDFFPGLGWMLARSTWDELSPKWPKAYWDDWLRLKENHKDRQFIRPEVCRTYNFGEHGSSLGQFFKQYLEPIKLNDVLVDWKSMDLNYLMEDKYIKHFADIVKKAKPIRGTDLVLKARNIGGDVRVQYNDQPDFERIARQFGIFEEWKDGVPRTAYKGIVVFRYQITQRIFLVGPGSLVQLGVDDS from the exons TGAATCTCACATTTACTGTTCTTTTACAGATAGAGTCGGAGGACCAATGTACATCTCAATTGAGAACACTAATTGATCAAATAAGCTTGCAACAAGGACAAATTGTTTCCCTAGAAG AAGAAAAGCAACGGCTAGAGCAAGAGTGTGGACAACTGAAGGTCCTTGTTCAAGAACTTGAAA GGAAAGGCCTAGGTAGGCTGATTGACAAAGAACAG GTGCCAGTGGCAGCAGTTGTAATTATGGCATGCAATCGTGCTGATTATCTGGAAAGAACTGTTAAGTCGGTTTTAAA ATATCAGAGTTCTGTTGCTTCAAAGTTTCCTCTATTTGTCTCCCAG GATGGATCTCATCCAGCTGTCAAAGAGAAGGCTTTGAGCTACGATCAGCTTACCTATATGCAG CATTTGGATTATGAACCAGTTCATACTGAAAGACCTGGGGAGTTGATTGCGTACTACAAAATTGCAC AAGTACTTTATAGGTCGGATTTCTTTCCTGGACTTGGGTGGATGCTGGCTAGATCCACATGGGATGAGCTATCACCAAAGTGGCCAAAGGC TTACTGGGATGATTGGTTGAGGTTAAAAGAGAATCATAAAGATCGACAATTTATTCGGCCAGAAGTTTGCAGAACATATAACTTTGGTGAACAT GGTTCTAGTCTGGGGCAGTTTTTCAAACAATATCTTGAGCCAATCAAGCTGAATGATGTCCTG GTTGACTGGAAATCAATGGATTTGAACTACCTGATGGAG GACAAGTATATAAAGCACTTTGCTGATATTGTGAAAAAGGCTAAACCCATTCGTGGAACGGATCTTGTACTAAAGGCACGTAACATTGGTGGTGATGTTCGCGTACAGTACAATGACCAGCCAGACTTTGAACGCATTGCACGTCAATTTGGTATTTTTGAAGAGTGGAAG GATGGTGTACCAAGGACAGCATATAAAGGAATAGTTGTTTTCCGATATCAAATCACACAACGTATATTCCTTGTTGGTCCAGGTTCTCTCGTGCAGCTTGGAGTTGACGATTCTTGA